The DNA sequence ATAGGATGACTCCTTTATTCACAATAGTTACTTGGCCTTTAAGAGTTTTCTAAACCAGGTGAATGTGATTCATGATTTAGTTGTTGAATAACACAAACAAGAGATACAGATTAATCACCATTAGGGCAAAATGCTTTTGGCAAAAGACCATGATGAATATCATGATCCCATTGATTCATTACCGGCTAAAATATTTCATACCCAAAAAAATGAATTCCAGTTTCACCTGATTCGTAGACGGCTTATTGGCCATTGTAACGTCAGATACATAAACAATTACTCTTCAATCCAATGTCCACATACACGATTAGTTTGAATGACAAATACTGCATGGAAAAATGTGAAATCACAGACCTTAAATAAGTCATTTGCACTACAGTAAATACTCTAAATGTGAGTGCGATATTTTGTTGCAACTAACTTAGGTaagagtgataaaagagagTAAATAGGACCTCTAAAATCTATCATCTTAACAGTTTCCAAGATTTTACGAAAGTTGTGTTTGTAGTAAACGTGTTTGGTCATTTTGTCTTAAAGTGTTGTTCGTTGCTGAACATCACCTGACACGTGTGCGTTTATTCATTTCAGGGAGTTAAATATTTTAGCTTTAATACTTTTATGTGAACCACCACATAGTTTAAATGACAGTTCTTTCACAGAGGTAGTCCCTGAACTTCTTCAGTTCACGTTTTACTGCCTAAAATCTTCGTTCTATCGTTACAATACTACTGGTACATATCTCTGcagtttaaataaatacattttcagtcatttttgtCTGCTATACACATATTAATCGGAGAGTTATCGCCACTCTGCGATGAATCGTCGTTCTTCGCGCTGAATCCAGACTCCTCCTCAGTGTGAAGCTGCTCATGTTTCCGTTTGTGGAGCCTCAGGCTTTGGGAGCGGCTGAAGCCTCGCCCGCAGATGTCGCAGCCGTACGGCCTCTCGCCCGTGTGAAGCCTGAAATGGTTCTTGAGGCTCGAAGCTCGGGTAAAACTCTTTTCGCATTCGGGACAGTCAAACTTCTCCCCAAAGTGGATCTTCTCATGTTCCCTCAAGCGGCCGGACTGGTTGAAGCTCCGGTCGCACACCGAGCAGTGGTAGGGCCGCTCTCCTGTGTGCGTGAGCCGGTGTCTGTTCATGGCCCCCGAGTGGGCGAAGCACTTCCCGCAGTCCGGGCAGGAGAATGGTTTCTCTCCCGTGTGGACTTTCTGGTGACCCTTGAGCTGACCTTTCTGGGTGAACTGCTTTCCACACAGACTGCACTGGTAAGGCTTCTCACCCGAATGAATTCGCATGTGAATCTGAAGCGCCGACATCTTGTGACAGTCTCTCCCACAGAGCCCGCAGCAGTAAGAGCTCTTTGTCAGATTGTCGCTACACTCTTCCGGCCCTGGCGAGGCTGGAGCGCTGTCTTTGTCGCTGCCAGAGACATGGTCAGGATCCTCTCCCGACGCTGTGGGAACATCAATGAAAAATTTAAACTTGCTATATAGTAACACTCAAGACAAACAACGTATATTAACCCTTTTCGCTTGTTAAGACGTGGCTCACTGTGGAATCCAACACGATACGAGATTGAAAGGCGATAAAAACAAAAGATCCGATGATCAGCTTTCAACTCCTCTGTGTGCTGTAGAAGCACTATTGTTCAGTCAAGGAGTGAAGCGCATGGGAGTTGATTTTTGGAAAGTACAACCTGTCTCACCCCACTACGGACGGCCCCAACTTATACAATTCCCAGTGCAGCaatattcattttttaagtGTCTGATTCAAGGCATAGGCCGGACActagacaaaagtaaaaatgtcaATGAATTAATGATAAAACCTTTATTGCCCCTAGGGGAATTTGCTTTGCACAAAGAGCCTAAAAGAATATCAATAGAACATCAACAACCATACATGACAGCACACAATATAACATAAAATGTAAGCAtcataaaaacatcataaaaaaacataatttgggAAAGTGATTAAGGACATCAAGTGCAAGTTCAAGAAAGTAACAAATGCTGGCTTTTCATTTTAGGAGTATTCCACTGAATTGAAAGATAAgcaattagggctgcagctatcgattctttttgtaatcgattaatgtagcactttatcgatccattaatcgattaatgtttttttttgcgtttttaaacaactaaaactagggaaaaaaagcaacattttcggaAGAAAGTaacaaaactaaacatattaagtgcatttaagtgccatattacattgtttttaaagattttttttttcaaatgatatcaacctcaaactaagggatacattaaacatacacaaacattacattaagttgtgcaacttaactttcagaactacaagtttcaacctgagactgatctgtatacagtaggcctatatgtaaatattagttatactcaacctattttcatttatatatttgattataatgtcacacagctctgttacacttatgctattagatcattgatcagctgtttctccgtagagagagagagagagagagagagagagagagagagagagagagagagagagagagagagagaaaaaaatgcgcaacaatcagctgtttttccgaagggatagtcaacgcgtcagctctttagatcagatcgtggtcaccactacgtattttcttgtctttgtttttggtagttgttgtgtttggtgtagtttcatcgtcacCAAACAcactgtgatttacttttgtcgggtcctcttcgtggaatggaggattaagttagactcagtgttttctgttgagatgctaaagcattgacgtcgtgctattattgtggtaagctagtttgattttgcagtagacacactgtacatagTTTTAGTTtcaattacgtttgaactgattccaaactttggacactttgtcgttttctccagcctgtctcatctcttagcccctcgctatttatgCTCTGGCACATAGACAGTGTCGCCAGCAGCTgactgagccgcgtctgtgcgacagtaataatgctccgtgcggaaacaccgtccgtcagcgatacaacgttggtaacattgatttaacgaagcttcgaggcaagtcattttgcatcgaggattttttgtaatcgaattattcgagttattcgaggaatcgtttcagccctataAGCAACGTTACACAGTTTGGTAATTAGTCCCTAAAGGAATCAAATAATTTCTAATTGTCAAATTAGGGTTTTAATTAACCATAGGAAATTCTCTAAAGCCTATTAAATTTTAAGAAGTAACACAAAATCTCCACTAACCACAAGTGCAGGGTTCTCATTTTCAAACCAGTCAGTCAGAGACACCAAAGAGTCAGTCGGagtgaactaaaaaaaaaaaaagacagtccCCTTTCTATTAtttcaaaaatatcaaaaatatcaaaaatagaGAGTGATGGTTCTTTCTCTTAGTAACCACCTTTGGTTGTAAGCCAAACACAGGCAGCTTTAAAGAGCACATAAACCAGACAAAGGCCAAGATTTCAATTTCAACTCATAGAATTAAGAATTATGCTACAGGTAATGATAATGTCAATGACGGTTGTCATTTCAACCAGCTAAAACAATCGGCTAAAAATGAGAAGCCTGCTTATGTAATCTTTAGGTAAATTAGGTACACTCTCACTCAGACTATGTCCACACTTAGCTAGCTAAGTCTCAAAATgcatctttttctctccttcccaTATTTAGCCAGCATTTTTACACCCTAACACACCAGAGTGGATAAATCTGAAAACGATGGCTTTAAATTTTATTATGGACAAGAACAAAAGAGATTGAAAATGATTACTTGTGTCCTCTCAGATGGCTCACGGGCTTTAGCAGTAAAGTTACAGAAGGAAACGTTCATGTTTGTCTTTGTGATGGAAAAGAGATTTTCCTGTTGAGGAGTTTGAGTGTGGACACAaacctttaaagtgctcatattatgctcattttcaggttcataattgtatttagaggttatatcagaataggtttacgtggtttaattttcaaaaaacaccatatatttgttgtactgcacattgctgcagctcctcttttcaccctgtgtgttgagctctctgttttagcttagagtgagacatctcacttctgttccatctttgttgggagtcgcacatgcgcagtagctaggtaaggactactagcaagtcagaagcagagtatgagggcgtgccatgctagcagctaggcgagcattataacgtgtgttacaaagtgacgcacgtttgtctctgaagtaaaggctggactacaatagagctgtttggagcagtttgtgaacagtgttttctgttggagatggtaagtccctttggggtggacttggggatttttcacttttgcacaaaaaagatatataacacaataaaggaaagggaaaagccaaaaaagcataatatgagcacttaaaaaaaactagtGTGGACACACAAACATTGTTTTCAGAATTACGCTGATTAGTGTGGATGTAGAAAAAAATGGTAAAAAGAGAGAAGGGTGGGCTAAAATCATTGAGGAAAACTCTGTTTTAATCCAGTCATTCAGTGACACGAGGTCCCAGTTATGACTGTAGTAAAAACAGTAATAGTGGTGAACATTGTGCAGTGATTTTTGTACTCCTGTAAACTAATTCCCTTACTGTTCACAagttcctcttcttcctcctttaCCGTTATCCTAATTTCTGCGTTGCTTTCTGGATGCTGCTCTTCAGTTTCCTCCTGCATGGTGCAATCCTCACTACCAGACAGCTGGTCAGGAGCTTCTTCTAGTGGGGGAAAACACAAGTAAAACAACCCCTACAAATGTCAAAATCATCATTAAAAGGCATTCAGGctcattttattatataaaaaggTAAATTTGGAATGTTCTGATTACGAACCACACAAGggttcctcttcttcctcctctttcactATTACATTCATAGGCGGACTGGAAGTGACGTCCTCCGGTAGGTCTTCTGGTTCTCGGGGGTTATTTTCACACTGAGCTGCTTTGTCACAGCTATGATCCTCTGAGGAATGGGGCTCAACTGCACTGGGCAAACTCTGACCGTCAGACAcctataaaaataatttaaaaaaagtttaataagAACAAATGGAGGCAACAACGGTGTTAGGACGTTGTAAAGACGTATATATGTAAGAATGCAGAcaggtttcccccagaaaaatGTTTAGCCCagtggcaagtgtcttttttttcttgacgAGGGCCCGGCTGGGAACAGTCACAGAcagatggcagcattaatgcaAAGCCCGATGTTTgttctgtgataacagaatcataAAATGGAATCGCAAAATTAAGAACTTAAAAAGCTATAAGACCGATTCCATAGGGCTCTACATTAAGTCAGTTCTAAAACCTAACTGGAGATTCGAAAATATGACTATGTCTAAGTTTCCAACCGAGCCGCCCCACCGTAACTGTAGcctaaaaacatctgaaaaatcacaaaataattCCCAGTGACTTAGGCCCGATGGGCCACCAGTcttgcaatacactgggggaaaccctggcaGAAGAAAATTAACaccttaaaaaggtcccatgacatggtgctctttggatgcttttatatagaccttagtggtcccctaatactgtatctgaagtctctttccgaaattcagccttggtgcagaattacagtcccacaatgagctttacttaggaTGTGACATTTCTGTGTCTAGCTATTAATATTGTGTGTAGCTATTAAGGAGCCGAgaaggggggggcaaggtggagggtgggggtgtggccttgaccaactgccactttgctcgtttgaaagccatgatgtctctctctctcatgggtgggccaaattctctgggcgggcaaagcagagaaaggggaggtaaccttgctccttatgacctcataaggagaagattccagatcggcccatctgagctttcattttctcaaaggcagagcaggatacccagggctcggtttacacctatcaccatttctagccactgggggaccataggcaggctgggggaatgcatattaatgttaaaaaaacctcataaagtgaaatgttcatgccatgggacctttaatcaaaCCAGATAAAAATGATTCTACTTtgtaatggctgtgtgttgtctCTCCCTCAGAGCGGATGTTGTTGGCCAGGTCTTGCTGGGATGATTCGCCAGCTGCAGCTTGAACTGGGTCTGAGATTACACCTGGAACTGAGCCATTCTTGTTCTGTGTACACGATCGTTTGTGGTTTCTGAGAGTTCCTGCCAGTGAGAAGTGCCTCCCACAGTCCTCGCAGGTGTACggcttttctcctgtgtgaatcCTGGTGTGCCTCCGAAGCTCTCCTGGAGCTACAAAAGACTTATCGCATTGTGTGCAGCTGTAAGGCTTTTCCCCCGTGTGAGTCCGCATGTGTGTCGTCAGAGTCCACTGCTGTGCAAATGTCTTACCGCAGTCGGAGCAGTGGTAGGGCGTGATGCCAGTATGGAGGCGCTCGTGTCTCACAAGTGTTCCCGACAAGGCGAACCTTTTGTCACAGAAAGAGCACTGATAGGGCCTCTCTCCGGTGTGAGTCCTCTGGTGATCTCTCAGCTCAGCTGCCGAGTTACAGCTCTTGTCACAGTCCGAACACGGAAACTTCTTCCTCGTAAAGCCCGCCACAACCTCGGAGTGCATCGCCTCTAAGTGAGTCTTCAGATGCCAGTGTCGGGAAAAGCTCTTCAGGCAGATGGAGCAGTGATACGGCCTCTCGCCGGTGTGCGTCCGCCGGTGCAGTCTGAGCTCGCCCTGACTGGCAAATCTTTTCTCACAGAAAGTGCACGGGAATGGCTTCTCCCCAGTGTGGACCCTTTCGTGGATCATGAGCAGCCCCTTTTCTGGAAATCTCTTCTCACACATGGAGCAGGGGAAAGGCCGCTCTCCGGAGTGAGTGCGTAGGTGGCGCTGAAGTTTAGAGGCATAAGGGAAGTCTTTACCACACACTGAGCAGCTGTGGAGAGACGGTGGTTTTTCAGTCTCACTTTGATCAAACGTCTTGGAGGGAGCCTCTGCAGGTACAATGCCATGGATAGCACTCTCTCCTGTGTCAAACGAAAGATGAGAAAGCAATGTTagagaaacatttttgaaaccGTTCATCCCAGAGAACGAATGAACGAAGAGTGATGCTGATGATGTTGAGACATGTAGTAGAGTCCTACATACTGTAGGCCAGTGAGTTGATGATTTTCAGCAAAACAAACATTCAGTCTGGTTATTTTATAAAACGTTATACTTGACATAACTTAGTTTTACAGTTATCTCATATGTATAAAGGAATTAAAtagaaaatttgaaaaaagaacGCTCATACTGAGACTCAAGACTCCCCCGTCGACATTGAGACAGTGGAGACGTACAAATATCTGGGTGTTCACCTcaacaataaactggactggtcCAATAACACAGACGTCCTGTACAAAAAGGGCAAAAGCCATCTCCACCTgctgaggaggctgaggtcctttGGTGTGTGCAGGACtctgttaaaaacattttaggACTCTGTGGTGGCGTCTGCAAATCTTTTATGCAGTAGCCTGCTGGGGAGCTGGgagcacagagagggacaggaaaAGGTTAAACAGAATGGTGAAGAGGGCTAGCTCTGTTCCGGTCTGTCCTCTGGACACCATAGAGGAGGtgggggagaggaggatgttAGACAGGCTGGCATCAATCATGGGCAACACCTCTAGGAGTtccctgagcagctccttcagcagcagactgctgcaCCCTCAGTGCAAGAAGGAGCGCTACCGCAGGTccttcattccagcagcagttagactctttaatgcaacatcataacgtagcactgctagctggttctgcaatatgagccatcactggacaatattctgcactatgcatatttatttattactctgtgttacctccaactgtgcaatatgtcatttctattcatctgcaccttactcatctgtatatctgtgtttatatactatctgtttatataagggtgtttattgtgtaaatgtttgttttattactattattataactaattctattttttctatttcttatacttcatgaatattttttaccataacccccagagttagacaattCGATACATAACCTTCTCATCTCcttgcgtgttgtaactctgtctgacgccgcCAAGCGTAAGAACATAGTGAATGTAGTAGTAATCCTACTGTTCAGATAGTGacaaataacgccaacatgttcctatttacatgttgtgatttgtagagtcacgccgtgtacaaaaaacaacgtaacatttaacacagccgtcttctaaccgtaaacaaaccattAACTTTGGACTGCAAAGCGaatcattccgcccaagtactatattcttccgcctgagaatatagttcccggtttgtttacggttagaagatggctgtgtctcatgttacgttgtttttgtcgCCACACTTCtacacaaatcacaacatgtaaacaggaacatgttggcgttattttgtcacttattcggagcagtaggattactggaaccattcacctgcatgttctgtgctggcctgatgccgctggagccatcagacagccttacagcacgcacagagatgagaagggtatgtatcgacttgtctaactctgggggttacggtgaatgagctaaattcccaataagtcggcgtgttcctttaatgttctgatgtgtgtacatttttttttcttttgagctgctgtagcacaggaatttccccagtgtgggattaattaagtctatcttattttatcttatcttaagaTATCTGTATTGGGAGAGAAAAAGTGGAATCATTGCATCTATGTGTGCATGCTGTCACACATGGTGGATTCAGGTATCTTCATGCATTTACATCCTAATCAAAGAAGACCTGTCAAGGCTGGGAATGCATAAAAGGTGGCACTGGATGTTTATCCTGACTATATAATACTTTGATATAATAAATACTGCACTTAAGCAGTTCAGAGTAAAtgttttgcttgttttgtttttttaacttaaaggcCTTGGACACCCACACCGGTGTTTCCAGCTATTCTGACTGATGagacctcttcccaggactcAGTGGGCGTGTATAAACGGTCAGTcagctctgttgcacctgttagggcaGGACACGTGACAtctttatcattcttattggtagatGAAATTTGTGACGTAATAATCTATGCTCCGGCCTACCTTAAACCTGGGCAGAGGTCTATTCAGCTAGAATAACtgaaaaacacctgtgtgggtgtccaGGGCCTTTAACACTTTAAACAAAAAGTGAATTCATCATTTAGAATAGCTCctgaaaaaaatctaaccctGCCTGTCAAACTTTTGGAAGTAGTGCATCAAGTAACCGCAAATATTCTTTCACCCATAACAAACAGTGGACCTCCACAGTAGATACTTGTAGGGCTACCTCTGAAGTGAAATTAGCATGCCATATTTGCTAGTGAGTTAATTGATGTTGGTTAAGATTTAGATCTTTCTTTCCGTCCCTTTAGATCTAACGTTACCCTGTTAGTTTGATTCACAAAGTACATATTTGTTACATGACTGTTAGACTGCATTACAATGTACAGTGGGCTCTATTTTTCAAGTCACTCAGTGTATACTCAACTGTTACAATTTATTTGCTCACTGAGATCTGAGAAATCCACTTCTTCTCCATCGGAGTTGATCAGGCCTCCAATTTCTTGCTGATCTTCCTCAGCGAGGATCACAGCTGGCCCAAAGTCCTCTGGGTTTTCAGAGCCCATCTCTCAAATATACAACCTTGTCGAGGTTAAAAATCAAGAGTCAGTAAAAAGACATTCAAAAAATAAGTTTTAGCAAGTGActgaacatatacagtataagcaAGGTGTGGCAAACCACTGAGCAACCACTGCTGTTGCTGGCTCTTTGAACTAATAAATCCATTATAGGGCTTACCCAACTTACTAAGAATCAAAATGATGTCATTTGctatatttatattcatacaGTAAGTTATTGATGTATATTTTAACCACAGTCCTGTTACAGATAggttgttatatatatatataataataataataataataataataataataagcattaCTTCAAATGTACGAGCACAAACCAAACCTGCCTGGATGGACAATTCTGACAACCAAAACTTTACAATTTCACTTTTCTTCATTCGATAACATATCCCAGATATCACATTCAGTGCTCTTGTATTTAGGATTAAAGAATTGTTTCAAACATTTGTGACATACTGGTGGTTGTGACTCTTGGTTATGTAGATTAATTATACTGTTGTTTCAGATAggtttataaataataataatcccagAGGATTCATTCAGTGACAGTTTTTATTCCACTCTGGTTCAGCTTCAGATTTTCAGCCTCCAGAAGCAGATTTATATTAGGGAAGTATTTTTGCCACTTGATCAGCTACACAACACAGTGCCTCAATTCTTCTTGGAAGACATCCACTGTCCTGCTCATGGACACTTCAGCAGTGCGGATGCTTTGTTATTACAGGGGGTTTTAACCTGGCTGGGCCTGAGGGACAGACAGTgccttaaaaaaatgtgttgtatAACGAACAAGCTTTTCAGGTGCAACCCAATTGGCGGTTATAGCGTATAATAAATAATTGACTGTGCATTCAAGTGGTTTGAATGTCAGTGGGAAACCTCTTTTCGTGCATCTGCCCTGAGTAGCCCAGTTAGCTCAGTAGCGTTAGCTTTATGGGACTCATTTTTTTCTCGACCCCTTTAAGTTCCACATTTATTGTAATGTAAGTTAGGCAGCAATTGACAAACCTGTTGGTATCTATGGGGAGATAATTAACCCATTGCATCAGGAGCACCCTGCAGTAACAGACACCAGTATTTGACCTCTGAAA is a window from the Perca fluviatilis chromosome 1, GENO_Pfluv_1.0, whole genome shotgun sequence genome containing:
- the LOC120558306 gene encoding oocyte zinc finger protein XlCOF28-like isoform X1; its protein translation is MGSENPEDFGPAVILAEEDQQEIGGLINSDGEEVDFSDLSEQINCNRESAIHGIVPAEAPSKTFDQSETEKPPSLHSCSVCGKDFPYASKLQRHLRTHSGERPFPCSMCEKRFPEKGLLMIHERVHTGEKPFPCTFCEKRFASQGELRLHRRTHTGERPYHCSICLKSFSRHWHLKTHLEAMHSEVVAGFTRKKFPCSDCDKSCNSAAELRDHQRTHTGERPYQCSFCDKRFALSGTLVRHERLHTGITPYHCSDCGKTFAQQWTLTTHMRTHTGEKPYSCTQCDKSFVAPGELRRHTRIHTGEKPYTCEDCGRHFSLAGTLRNHKRSCTQNKNGSVPGVISDPVQAAAGESSQQDLANNIRSEGETTHSHYKVSDGQSLPSAVEPHSSEDHSCDKAAQCENNPREPEDLPEDVTSSPPMNVIVKEEEEEEPLCEEAPDQLSGSEDCTMQEETEEQHPESNAEIRITVKEEEEELVNTSGEDPDHVSGSDKDSAPASPGPEECSDNLTKSSYCCGLCGRDCHKMSALQIHMRIHSGEKPYQCSLCGKQFTQKGQLKGHQKVHTGEKPFSCPDCGKCFAHSGAMNRHRLTHTGERPYHCSVCDRSFNQSGRLREHEKIHFGEKFDCPECEKSFTRASSLKNHFRLHTGERPYGCDICGRGFSRSQSLRLHKRKHEQLHTEEESGFSAKNDDSSQSGDNSPINMCIADKND
- the LOC120558306 gene encoding zinc finger protein 345-like isoform X2; translation: MGSENPEDFGPAVILAEEDQQEIGGLINSDGEEVDFSDLSEQINCNRESAIHGIVPAEAPSKTFDQSETEKPPSLHSCSVCGKDFPYASKLQRHLRTHSGERPFPCSMCEKRFPEKGLLMIHERVHTGEKPFPCTFCEKRFASQGELRLHRRTHTGERPYHCSICLKSFSRHWHLKTHLEAMHSEVVAGFTRKKFPCSDCDKSCNSAAELRDHQRTHTGERPYQCSFCDKRFALSGTLVRHERLHTGITPYHCSDCGKTFAQQWTLTTHMRTHTGEKPYSCTQCDKSFVAPGELRRHTRIHTGEKPYTCEDCGRHFSLAGTLRNHKRSCTQNKNGSVPGVISDPVQAAAGESSQQDLANNIRSEGETTHSHYKVSDGQSLPSAVEPHSSEDHSCDKAAQCENNPREPEDLPEDVTSSPPMNVIVKEEEEEEPLCEAPDQLSGSEDCTMQEETEEQHPESNAEIRITVKEEEEELVNTSGEDPDHVSGSDKDSAPASPGPEECSDNLTKSSYCCGLCGRDCHKMSALQIHMRIHSGEKPYQCSLCGKQFTQKGQLKGHQKVHTGEKPFSCPDCGKCFAHSGAMNRHRLTHTGERPYHCSVCDRSFNQSGRLREHEKIHFGEKFDCPECEKSFTRASSLKNHFRLHTGERPYGCDICGRGFSRSQSLRLHKRKHEQLHTEEESGFSAKNDDSSQSGDNSPINMCIADKND
- the LOC120558306 gene encoding oocyte zinc finger protein XlCOF28-like isoform X3, whose amino-acid sequence is MGSENPEDFGPAVILAEEDQQEIGGLINSDGEEVDFSDLRESAIHGIVPAEAPSKTFDQSETEKPPSLHSCSVCGKDFPYASKLQRHLRTHSGERPFPCSMCEKRFPEKGLLMIHERVHTGEKPFPCTFCEKRFASQGELRLHRRTHTGERPYHCSICLKSFSRHWHLKTHLEAMHSEVVAGFTRKKFPCSDCDKSCNSAAELRDHQRTHTGERPYQCSFCDKRFALSGTLVRHERLHTGITPYHCSDCGKTFAQQWTLTTHMRTHTGEKPYSCTQCDKSFVAPGELRRHTRIHTGEKPYTCEDCGRHFSLAGTLRNHKRSCTQNKNGSVPGVISDPVQAAAGESSQQDLANNIRSEGETTHSHYKVSDGQSLPSAVEPHSSEDHSCDKAAQCENNPREPEDLPEDVTSSPPMNVIVKEEEEEEPLCEEAPDQLSGSEDCTMQEETEEQHPESNAEIRITVKEEEEELVNTSGEDPDHVSGSDKDSAPASPGPEECSDNLTKSSYCCGLCGRDCHKMSALQIHMRIHSGEKPYQCSLCGKQFTQKGQLKGHQKVHTGEKPFSCPDCGKCFAHSGAMNRHRLTHTGERPYHCSVCDRSFNQSGRLREHEKIHFGEKFDCPECEKSFTRASSLKNHFRLHTGERPYGCDICGRGFSRSQSLRLHKRKHEQLHTEEESGFSAKNDDSSQSGDNSPINMCIADKND